GGCCATGCTGGACGACAGTCGCAAGGCTTCGTCGGTCGAGTTGGAGCAGCTCTTGGGCGGTGACTGGCGGGGGGCGCTCACGGCGTGCTGGTTCATCGGGTTCGCCCAGAAATATGAATTTCGGGATGAGCTGCACAGCTTTCTCAGGGAAGGGAATGTCAGACGCACAGGAAAAGGTATTGCGTTCGCGCTGGCTCGGTTCTGTCGCCCCTCTGACGCGAGTGCATTGCACCAGTATTTCGGACGCAGTTTGGGCGAGCTACAGAACCGGGCAAATCGGCCGTGGTTCCTCGGTGCGCTGCTGCATATCGAGAGGCGCTTGGGCGCAGTGAATTCGCAGGATCTACTTGCGCCCGACGGGTTGTGGGACCGTTGGTCGGCGGCAGGCTTCCTTGGGAGTGCTGATCCTTCTCACTGGGAGAGGGAAGTGGTGGACTGGATCGCTCTTGCTGAGAGTTTGGACTGATCATCGGTAGGTCATAGCTCCTCCCGGTTCTGGGGGCTTCCTTCGCCGAAGCTATCCGCGATAGCAGAACGAAGCCCCGCCGGGCGCGTCCCGGCGGGGCTTCTGCGTGGGGGACGAGAGTGGATGACGGCAACGCCAGCGGACGGTGGCGCAGGGCGGTGGCTCATCGCCGCCACTGTCGGCCTTGGTGATCGCGGGCCGGCCGAAAGCGGCTGAGGGTGTCGACGGCGTCGCGCTGGAGACGGAGGCGGCCCTTGCGGGTCTGTTCGTACGCCGCACTCCAGGGCCGGTCCTGCCTCCGGCACTTTGATTCCGTATACGTGATGCCCCGGACACGGATACCCGGTGCGCGGAGACCCGCCTAACGTCACCGTCACTCAAAGGCACCACAGAAGGACGAGGAGGCGGTGTCGTGGCCAAGCACTACTTCCAGGTCGATGTTCCCACGTGGAGTGCGGCGCAGCCGGAGCGGCAGGGCAGGCACATCTTCACCGGGAGCGCGGACGACGGGCGGCAGGCCGTGCGGTTGGCGCGGAGGGTGTGTGAGGCGACTCTCGCGGCGCGGGCGGCCGGGGAGCCCCTGCCGCGCAGGAGCCCGGACGGGTGGGGTGCGCGCGGGGTGCGGCCCGGCTGGGAGCTGGACTGGACGGCCGCCACCGTCGTGCCCTGGCGGCACAACAGCCTTCTCTGACAGGGGGTACGGGCGCTACGGGGTCTCTGCGGACGTGCGGAGGAGGTCGCGCCGGGAGAGGGCGCCCGTCTTGCGGATGGCTCGGGCGACATGCTGTTCCACCGTCCGGGGGGACAGGTGCAGGACCACCGCGATCTCGCGGTTCATCAGGCCGCTGGCCGCGAGTTCGGCCACCTCGCGCTCGCGCGGGGAGAGCCGGTCGTCCAGGGCGGGACGGCCCGGCCGCCGGGCCTCCGCGGGCTGGTGGGCCCGGAGCAGGGCGCGGGCCCTGGCGGTGTCGTACACCGCGCCCAGTGCGGTGTACTCGTCGACGCAGTGCCGCAGGGACGCGACGGCGTGTGCGCGGCTCCGGCCGTCACCGGCGGCGCCGTCCGCGCCGTCCGGCTCGCCCGCGTGGTCCTGGGCCGGCCCGCCGTCCGCGTCGGCGCGCTCCGCGTCCTGGGCGAGGGCGCAGCGCGCCGCGCCCTCGGTGGTCAGGGCCCAGGCGTACGGGCGGGGCAGGGCCCGGTAGGCGGCAGCGGCCTTCCGGTACGACCTGACCGCCTCCCGGCGGCGGCCCTCGCACTCCGCCAGCGCGGCCCGGCTCCACGCGGCGGCGGCGTGCGCGGCCGAGGCGTCGTTTCCCTCCAGCCCCTGTTCGAACTCGACGACCATGTGGCGGGCGGCCGCCGTGTCGCCCGTGCGTGCCAGCGCCTCCACCGCCCAGGGGGCCAGTTCCGCCGCCCAGGTCCAGATGCCCTTGTCGGCCACGGCCGCCCAGGCCGACCGCGCCTGGTCCGCGGCGGCCGGAAGATCGTCACGGGCCAGCGCGAGACGGACCAGCGCGCCCGCCGTGGCCGCGGCCAGTGGCATGCGGGTGCACTGGGGCGAGGGCGCCCCCAGGGCGGTCAGCCAGCGCAGTGCCTCCGCCCAGTCGCCCTGGGCGAAGGCGAGCATGCCCCGCACCATGTGCCCGTCCGCCGCCACCACGGGCATGTCGGCCGCCGTCGCGATGAACTGCTCGCACCGCCCGCCCAGTTCGGCCCACTGGCCGGTCCACCAGTCC
The sequence above is drawn from the Streptomyces sp. SAT1 genome and encodes:
- a CDS encoding DUF6000 family protein, with protein sequence MSGTNAGDLFVRYCLPGNRYKRLLSASFMRADREEALEFATAMLDDSRKASSVELEQLLGGDWRGALTACWFIGFAQKYEFRDELHSFLREGNVRRTGKGIAFALARFCRPSDASALHQYFGRSLGELQNRANRPWFLGALLHIERRLGAVNSQDLLAPDGLWDRWSAAGFLGSADPSHWEREVVDWIALAESLD